A window of Felis catus isolate Fca126 chromosome A3, F.catus_Fca126_mat1.0, whole genome shotgun sequence genomic DNA:
tctctacacacaacatgggtgtgaatttacaaccctgagatcgagtcacatgttctaatggctgagccagccaggcaccccatagaaactaagaactattttaattttcagtgtttcaaaaatttaaataaaatttaataattcagGGTGTATAAAGAGGCATCCATATAACAATGTGTGCATAAATCCTTTtgcacagaaaaataaaggcataatGAATAAAACAACTAGCATCAAAATAACTGTATCCAAGAATGGCTAAATGATCTTTAGTCACATAAAAAGCTTAGTAAATATTAAGctctcattttcttaaatattagtTGATTCATTATCAAGCATTACCAAAAATCTTGTAACACTGGTTATACCTCAAGGCAGCACATTTCcagacaaatttttaaagaaatacacttaaaactataaattaaaaacCACTCTAAACTAAGTCCTTGCTTTAGACTGAGGACCACATTACTTACtcattacttaaaatcttttcctAAGTTCTTGACTTTTTCAAAGgctaataataaaggaaaagagcaGGTATGCTTACTTAAATCCCTGTTGATTCCATGCCTGGCCATACATTCCATATGCAGGTACTTGCCAACCATTAGGCATATACTGGCCAATTTGTTGTGCATTTCCATACCACTGGCCCCACTGGCCATAAGCTTGTGGATATCCAATCTGATTctgctattaaaattttaacaggTAATTTAGTATTATTTGAAGTTGTATGTACACATACAGTCCTAATATACCACAAATATATAGCCATTATACATAGGGCCATcattacaattaaaatgaaaggatgggcacctgggtgactcaatcggttaaccTTCCAAcattggttcagatcatgatcttgtgaattcgagccccacattgggctctaagGGGTTAGCCCGCTTAAGATCTTGTCtcccgctctctgtccctcccccaactcgAACGCACGTgcccgctctctcaaaaacatttaaaaagaaaaaaaataaaggataaacaAAAGCTTATAAAATgaatgctaaaaaagaaaaaagaagtgaagttATAGTGCTGTAACTCTACATGATGCTCTGAATGGCACATTCTGTAAGGTAGCAGGGAAGGCCctagtaataaatattaaacacccagtataatgtttaaatgttttgtaaactagatagggaagatttaaaaattacttattccTATATTGTTTACCTAAGAAATGTACATAGTTTAGGATTTTCCTACTCTTGTCTTGGTGCTCCATTTACAGTTTCCTCACAGAAATTTTTATGGGATTACATTTGAAACCACTAAAGCTgcctggaaaaacaaaagcagcaaaaatctagaagaaaatgcCAAAGCTCTAAATATGTTTATAGGTTTTGTTTCAACTAAGTCAAACATGCTTGTGAGTTCTCCAAATAGTATGTGAATAGATCTACCAAGTGTTAAGAAAAAATTGAATACCCTGCCAGGTAAACTACCACTCTAGAACTATAATACATGTAACAAGAGCCCTTACAGGTAATCACTTTAGCTAGAAACAAGGACTatcaacaatttcattttttaaaaatttttttgagagagtgagcgagcatgtgAGAGCACgtacatgagctggggaggggcagagagagggagagagaaaatcccaaggaggctctggaatgcagcacagagcccatcttcgggcttgatctcacgaactgtgagatcatgacctgagccaaaatcaagagtaagccgcttaaccgactcggccccaggcatccctccaacaatttcattttaaaataacctaTTGTTAGCCCAGCAATTACTGTGAAAAGTCAAGAACCCTCTCACCTGTTGCACAGGATTTATCATGTCAAGAGTTTCTTTGCCCCAATAGCATTTCACAACATGGCCTTCAATGGTAGTTCCATTAACAGAAACGATTGCATGTGCTGCACTTTCATGCGAATTGAACCTATTGGAAATAATACTAAGAATCACCAATATTAACTGTTTACTTAtgaataaagtctatttttaaaaatcaaactgagCTTGACATAAAACAGGTAGTTCATACAAAAGAATCAATAcgattgtttattttctttgctatattttttttcaaaagtcttaTAGTTTTGGAGAAACTTCTTAATAGATAATGTTTTATCGGCCTTGTGGTAACAGGGAGGGAACCAATTAAAAAACAGTGGCAAATACTTGCTAAATGCTagagaaatttctatttctctaaccaaggtaaatttttaagaaaactacTAAGTtaaatattcaaacattttttgggagaaaatttttttttcgaaTAAACCACCCATACCGAACAAATGAATATCCTTTATCTGGAAAGACTCGAATTTCCATTATTTGTCCAAATGGTGAAAAAGTCTGACGCATTAGTTGTTCTAttagacaaaaaacaaaaacaaaccacactAAGTTATATAAAATCCTATACAGATACTAAGCTTTTCAGTAAAAACATTAACCTCAAGATGCCACACAAGTAAACCTCCCATACCTGTCAGTCCAGAAGTGACACCTCCACAGTATACAGTACAGTTGCTTGGACTAGACTGATT
This region includes:
- the TIA1 gene encoding nucleolysin TIA-1 isoform X11 codes for the protein MATGKSKGYGFVSFFNKWDAENAIQQMGGQWLGGRQIRTNWATRKPPAPKSTYESNTKQLSYDEVVNQSSPSNCTVYCGGVTSGLTEQLMRQTFSPFGQIMEIRVFPDKGYSFVRFNSHESAAHAIVSVNGTTIEGHVVKCYWGKETLDMINPVQQQNQIGYPQAYGQWGQWYGNAQQIGQYMPNGWQVPAYGMYGQAWNQQGFNQTQSSAPWMGPNYGVQPPPGQNGSMLPNQPAGYRVAGYETQ